One Edaphobacter flagellatus genomic region harbors:
- a CDS encoding efflux transporter outer membrane subunit, whose amino-acid sequence MRQQTAQRCGLLLAAGLITTLAGCRVGPQYVRPTVPLAPEFKEPLPENFRDASGWKAAQPSDAQIKGEWWTLFNDSQLNELETQIEPANQTLKEAEANFRASRAAIHFYSASKAPTIGTAPSIGGLRESINQPYFNRANAVDGVGNFTLPFDLNYEIDLWGRIRRSVTAATEHAQASAADLETTRLSLHAELAIDYFNLRSADAQRKLLDDTVLAYKSALQLTEDRYNGGAAPLSDVTQARTLLQAAQVQSTDVDIQRADYEHAIAVLIGKPPAALSIPSSPVTVNQPVLPAIPGMLPSQLLERRPDIAAQERKMAAANEQIGIAETAFYPTLSLAAAAGFAGTSAVNWFTWPSRFFAVGPTLSQTLFDHGRRRATSNIALAQYDATVADYRQTTLTAFQQVEDNLNALHRLEVEADQQRAATASAQQSLDLFNTRYEGGVDTYLQVITWQTNLLQNERNDIDITRRRLEASVLLIKAIGGGWSSVQLPQHP is encoded by the coding sequence ATGAGGCAGCAAACAGCGCAGAGATGCGGGCTCCTGCTTGCGGCTGGATTGATTACGACCCTTGCGGGTTGCCGCGTTGGACCGCAGTATGTTCGGCCAACGGTTCCTCTTGCACCGGAGTTCAAAGAGCCTCTTCCTGAGAACTTCAGGGATGCGAGCGGCTGGAAAGCTGCTCAGCCGAGCGATGCTCAGATCAAAGGCGAGTGGTGGACGTTGTTTAATGACTCGCAGCTGAATGAGCTTGAAACGCAGATTGAGCCGGCGAACCAGACCCTGAAGGAGGCAGAGGCGAACTTTCGCGCTTCGCGGGCGGCTATCCATTTCTATAGTGCTTCCAAGGCTCCGACCATCGGCACAGCGCCTTCGATCGGGGGCCTGCGTGAATCGATCAATCAGCCTTATTTCAACCGCGCCAACGCTGTTGATGGTGTGGGCAACTTTACACTGCCGTTCGATCTGAACTACGAGATCGACCTGTGGGGACGGATTCGCAGGAGTGTGACAGCGGCGACAGAGCATGCTCAGGCCTCCGCTGCAGATCTGGAGACGACACGGCTTTCGCTGCATGCGGAGCTTGCGATTGATTACTTCAATCTGCGTTCGGCCGATGCGCAACGTAAGCTGCTGGACGATACCGTGCTGGCGTACAAAAGCGCGTTGCAGCTGACGGAGGATCGTTACAATGGCGGCGCGGCGCCGCTCTCGGATGTGACACAGGCTCGTACTCTGTTGCAGGCGGCGCAGGTACAAAGCACCGATGTAGATATACAACGTGCGGATTATGAACACGCCATTGCGGTTTTGATCGGCAAGCCTCCAGCAGCCCTTTCTATTCCGAGCAGTCCGGTGACGGTCAATCAACCGGTTCTACCTGCTATCCCAGGCATGCTTCCGTCGCAGCTGCTGGAGCGGAGGCCGGATATTGCTGCCCAGGAGCGGAAAATGGCCGCGGCGAATGAGCAGATTGGCATTGCTGAAACAGCGTTTTATCCGACACTGTCGCTTGCGGCGGCGGCGGGTTTTGCTGGAACTTCGGCTGTGAACTGGTTCACGTGGCCGAGCCGGTTCTTTGCGGTTGGCCCGACGCTTTCGCAGACCCTGTTCGATCATGGCCGCCGCAGAGCAACCTCGAACATCGCGCTGGCACAGTACGATGCAACGGTTGCGGATTACCGGCAGACGACGCTCACGGCATTTCAGCAGGTTGAGGATAATCTGAATGCGCTGCATCGTCTCGAAGTTGAGGCGGATCAGCAGCGGGCAGCTACTGCGTCCGCGCAGCAGTCGCTGGATCTCTTCAATACGCGATACGAAGGCGGTGTCGATACGTATCTGCAGGTGATTACGTGGCAGACGAACCTGTTGCAGAATGAGCGAAACGATATCGACATCACGCGCCGCAGGCTCGAGGCGAGTGTGCTTCTGATCAAGGCGATTGGCGGAGGATGGAGCAGCGTTCAGTTGCCACAGCATCCTTAG
- a CDS encoding efflux RND transporter permease subunit — protein sequence MWIVKIAINRPYTFIVLALLILLAAPVAILRTPTDIFPNINIPVISIGWTYTGLNPEELEGRLTTPYEKALTTLVDNIQHIESTTYNGVVNVKVFLQPGASLDTANAQVTAASQYLLRSLPPGILPPQIINFSASSVPILQLGVSGKGMSEAQLNDYASNFIRPQMVTVPGTVVPLPYGGKQRQITINMDQAAMQSKGIAPGDLLSAVAQQNVVMPSGTIKIGQSEYDVRTNGTPRTVEELSAIPLKQVNGTTIYLRDVASVSDGFQVQTNIVRQDGRRGVLISVLKNGNASTLDVVSGIRAIIPRIALTLPPELKLTPLSDQSVFVRAAVEGVIREAIIAAALTAIMILVFLGSWRSTIIIAVSIPLSILSSIIILSLLGETINTMTLGGLALAVGILVDDATVTIENIERFLEEGYPLREAILDGAAQISVPALVSTLCICIVFLPMFFLGGVARYLFVPLAEAVVFAMLASYVLSRTLVPTLAMYLLKEHSHSGEKKTGFFAGFQKCFERVFERVRGAYHNLLSKLVSKRRFFVPSFLLGCLSVFILAPFLGEDFFPDTDSGQFVLHVRGPMGLRIEETARLFDLVEDEIRKEIPASEVDNILDNIGMPYSSMNTQHLTNGTIGAADGDIFVTLKEDHHPTAKYVQALRSELPRKFPNAIFYTLPADITTQILNFGLPAPIDIQIEGNEVEASKVQADKMLAQLRQVPGLTDLRIQQPFDYPTLQLAVDRTKAAQGGYSERDVATSVLNTLSGSFQVTPMFFLNWKNHVNYNMVAQTPQYKMDSIQDLGNIPINRTTANTAPSSTGTPEILSDLASVQRGHEMAVMNHYNIRRVVDIYGNVQGRDLGAISRQIVKILDKDRKDLPRGTFVTLKGQVETMRTSYIGLLGGLVFSIVLVYMLIVVNFQSWVDPFIIITALPAALAGIVLFLFLTGTTLSVPALMGAIMCMGVATANSILVISFAKTQFEEHGDAIRAAIEAGTTRFRPVIMTALAMIIGMVPMALGLGDGGEQNAPLGRAVIGGLLCATVATLIFVPTVFALIHGRKEKTPAATNIHPVEEHA from the coding sequence ATGTGGATCGTAAAAATAGCCATCAACCGGCCGTATACGTTTATCGTTCTTGCGTTGCTGATTCTGCTTGCGGCGCCTGTGGCAATTCTGCGCACGCCGACGGACATCTTCCCCAATATCAATATTCCCGTCATCTCTATTGGATGGACATATACAGGCCTGAACCCCGAAGAGCTTGAGGGCAGGCTGACAACTCCATATGAGAAAGCCCTGACGACGCTTGTCGACAATATTCAGCACATCGAATCGACGACATACAACGGTGTCGTCAATGTAAAAGTCTTCTTGCAGCCTGGAGCTTCGCTGGATACAGCGAATGCCCAGGTGACTGCGGCATCACAGTACCTGCTGCGAAGCTTGCCTCCGGGAATTCTTCCGCCGCAGATCATTAATTTTTCTGCATCCAGTGTGCCCATTTTGCAGCTTGGCGTGTCAGGTAAGGGCATGTCCGAGGCACAGCTGAACGATTACGCATCCAACTTCATTCGTCCGCAGATGGTAACTGTGCCTGGTACGGTTGTGCCTTTGCCGTATGGCGGCAAACAGCGTCAGATCACCATCAATATGGATCAGGCGGCAATGCAGTCAAAAGGTATTGCGCCTGGTGATCTGCTGAGTGCGGTCGCGCAGCAGAATGTTGTAATGCCTTCTGGAACGATCAAGATCGGCCAGTCAGAATACGACGTCCGGACGAACGGTACTCCGCGGACAGTTGAAGAACTGTCCGCTATCCCGCTGAAGCAGGTGAATGGGACAACAATCTATCTGCGCGATGTTGCCAGTGTCAGCGATGGGTTTCAGGTGCAGACCAACATCGTTCGTCAGGATGGGCGTCGTGGCGTACTGATTTCTGTTTTGAAGAACGGCAATGCGTCGACGCTGGACGTAGTAAGTGGCATTCGCGCAATTATTCCGCGTATTGCTCTAACGTTGCCTCCTGAGTTGAAGCTGACACCACTCTCCGATCAAAGCGTCTTTGTTCGAGCAGCAGTAGAAGGCGTTATTCGAGAGGCAATTATTGCGGCAGCGCTCACTGCCATCATGATCCTGGTTTTTCTCGGTAGCTGGCGCTCGACGATCATCATCGCAGTTTCGATCCCGTTGTCGATTCTTTCCTCGATCATCATATTGAGTCTGCTCGGCGAGACCATCAACACGATGACGTTGGGTGGACTTGCGCTTGCAGTCGGTATCCTCGTGGATGATGCGACTGTGACAATAGAAAATATTGAGCGTTTTCTGGAAGAAGGGTATCCGTTACGAGAAGCCATTCTTGATGGTGCTGCGCAGATCTCAGTCCCAGCTCTGGTTTCAACACTTTGCATCTGTATCGTCTTTTTACCGATGTTTTTCCTCGGTGGAGTCGCTCGTTATCTTTTTGTGCCGCTGGCGGAAGCCGTTGTTTTTGCCATGCTAGCCAGCTATGTTCTCAGCCGAACGCTCGTTCCTACGCTTGCGATGTACCTGCTAAAAGAGCATTCGCACAGTGGAGAGAAGAAGACGGGATTCTTTGCCGGGTTTCAAAAGTGCTTCGAGCGCGTATTCGAACGTGTGCGCGGGGCTTATCACAACTTACTGTCGAAGCTTGTGAGCAAAAGGCGGTTCTTCGTTCCCTCATTTCTGCTCGGATGCCTGTCGGTGTTTATCCTGGCCCCGTTCCTAGGAGAGGATTTTTTCCCCGATACGGATAGTGGTCAGTTTGTTCTTCACGTGCGTGGACCGATGGGGCTGCGCATCGAAGAGACGGCGCGACTGTTTGATCTGGTTGAGGATGAGATTCGGAAAGAGATTCCGGCCAGTGAGGTCGACAACATCCTCGACAACATTGGTATGCCGTATAGCTCGATGAATACGCAACACCTTACCAATGGCACAATTGGCGCAGCAGATGGAGATATTTTTGTAACGCTGAAGGAAGATCATCATCCTACAGCGAAGTATGTGCAGGCGTTGCGCAGCGAATTACCTAGAAAGTTCCCGAATGCTATTTTCTACACGCTTCCGGCGGACATTACGACACAGATTTTGAACTTCGGGCTGCCTGCCCCCATCGATATCCAGATTGAGGGGAACGAGGTAGAGGCAAGCAAGGTGCAGGCGGATAAGATGCTTGCACAATTGCGTCAGGTCCCGGGCCTTACTGATCTTAGAATTCAGCAGCCTTTCGACTATCCAACATTGCAGCTTGCGGTCGATCGTACGAAGGCAGCGCAGGGCGGATATAGCGAACGTGATGTTGCCACCAGCGTTCTCAATACACTGAGCGGAAGCTTTCAGGTGACGCCGATGTTCTTCCTCAACTGGAAGAACCATGTGAACTACAACATGGTTGCTCAGACGCCGCAGTACAAGATGGATTCGATCCAGGATCTTGGCAATATTCCGATTAATCGAACGACGGCGAATACAGCTCCCAGTAGTACGGGAACGCCTGAAATTTTGAGCGATCTGGCCTCGGTGCAGCGTGGTCACGAGATGGCTGTAATGAATCATTACAACATCCGTCGCGTCGTAGATATCTATGGCAATGTCCAGGGGCGCGATCTGGGTGCCATCAGTCGCCAGATTGTGAAGATTCTCGATAAAGACAGGAAAGACCTTCCTCGCGGCACGTTTGTCACCTTGAAAGGTCAGGTAGAGACGATGAGAACTTCGTATATTGGCCTGCTCGGTGGACTGGTCTTCTCAATCGTGCTCGTCTACATGTTGATCGTTGTCAACTTCCAGAGCTGGGTCGATCCATTCATCATTATTACGGCTCTTCCGGCTGCTCTTGCCGGAATTGTCCTCTTCCTGTTTCTGACTGGTACAACATTGTCGGTGCCTGCGCTTATGGGGGCAATCATGTGTATGGGTGTCGCAACGGCGAACAGCATCCTGGTGATTTCGTTTGCGAAGACCCAGTTTGAAGAGCATGGGGATGCCATTCGTGCTGCGATTGAAGCGGGTACGACGCGTTTCCGGCCAGTAATTATGACGGCCCTTGCGATGATCATCGGCATGGTGCCGATGGCATTAGGGCTTGGTGACGGCGGTGAGCAGAATGCTCCTCTCGGACGAGCAGTGATCGGAGGGCTTCTATGTGCTACGGTCGCAACGTTGATCTTCGTGCCGACTGTCTTCGCCTTGATCCATGGAAGGAAAGAGAAGACACCTGCAGCGACAAACATACATCCTGTTGAGGAGCATGCATGA
- a CDS encoding LysR family transcriptional regulator, whose protein sequence is MELRHLRYLVAVVEHGSFSAAARRLHIAQSAISEQLANLEQEIGVPLFTRTTRKATLTKPGELFLEEARRILAAAQYAIEIAQQAHRGKIGVLRIGFFAGATGVSFPRLIRQFRKKHPDVQLSLIEMTSGQQWQALLKGQIDVGFTRRVEPEFQSDLLYEPMQQDPIVAVLPKNHPAAAAGTVDLRDLANEPFVLSSRDTSPALFDKVIELCSEAGFSPRIASISTVWSSVVLMVQAGEGVALLPMNQQQFRTRDLTFSPLTAKNAFIDFVMTWSPQHDTDLNRSFRELAKLHRIDASVERDTA, encoded by the coding sequence ATGGAATTACGTCATCTCCGCTATCTGGTAGCAGTGGTAGAACATGGCAGCTTCAGCGCTGCGGCGCGTCGTTTACATATTGCGCAGTCGGCGATTAGTGAACAGTTAGCTAATCTTGAACAGGAAATCGGCGTTCCCCTCTTCACGCGGACCACCCGCAAAGCGACTCTCACCAAGCCGGGAGAGCTGTTTCTGGAAGAAGCTCGCCGCATTCTCGCGGCAGCACAATATGCAATTGAGATTGCGCAGCAAGCGCATCGAGGAAAGATAGGCGTGCTGCGGATCGGCTTTTTTGCCGGGGCCACAGGCGTGAGCTTCCCTCGACTGATCCGGCAATTTAGAAAGAAGCATCCCGATGTGCAGCTATCACTGATCGAGATGACATCAGGGCAACAATGGCAGGCTCTTCTGAAAGGGCAGATCGACGTCGGCTTTACCCGGCGCGTTGAACCCGAGTTCCAGTCCGATCTCCTCTATGAGCCGATGCAGCAGGATCCCATCGTTGCAGTTCTTCCTAAGAATCACCCTGCGGCTGCGGCAGGAACGGTCGATCTACGCGATCTCGCCAACGAGCCCTTCGTACTCTCTTCCCGCGATACCTCGCCTGCCCTTTTCGACAAGGTGATCGAACTCTGCTCGGAGGCGGGTTTCTCTCCCCGCATCGCAAGCATCTCGACCGTTTGGTCAAGTGTTGTCTTGATGGTGCAAGCCGGAGAAGGCGTTGCCCTTCTGCCGATGAATCAACAACAGTTCCGTACGCGGGATCTAACCTTCAGTCCGTTGACAGCAAAGAACGCATTTATCGACTTTGTGATGACCTGGTCGCCACAGCACGACACAGACCTCAATCGCAGCTTTCGCGAGCTGGCAAAACTGCATCGCATCGATGCATCCGTTGAGCGCGATACAGCGTAG
- a CDS encoding efflux RND transporter periplasmic adaptor subunit, translating to MIANSEENHSDSATAEEKTLKTDVVPAHVDPMKEHPVESPGSGRVLMMLFAIVLIAAIIYGIRSRSSHEKRLARATDEASILSVHVVHPTLGSASQELVLPGNVQAFTEAPIYSRTNGYLKKWYFDIGARVRKGQLLAEIETPEIDQQLQQSRAELERIQANMELAGVTSNRWQSLLAKHAVSQQEADQARSNYIAAQAAVDASKANVRRLEQLQSYERIIAPFDGIITARNTDIGDLIQEGSGTSNPRELFHLAAIQKLRVYVAVPEVYANSIHDGDSATITQDSNPTLKIPGRIVRNANAIDHATRTLNVEVDVDNSQGILRPGAYVFVHFGLSTTGHTVTIPSNTLLFRSEGLRVGVVRDDRVQLVPITIGQDYGNSVQVISGLTPEDQIILDPSDSLASGMEVRAEGATPKGKS from the coding sequence ATGATAGCCAACAGCGAAGAGAACCATTCAGACAGCGCAACAGCGGAGGAGAAGACTCTGAAAACCGACGTTGTGCCAGCGCATGTCGACCCTATGAAAGAGCATCCGGTCGAAAGTCCCGGTAGCGGCCGGGTGCTGATGATGCTGTTTGCGATCGTTCTGATTGCAGCCATCATCTACGGTATCCGGTCACGCTCGTCTCACGAGAAGAGATTGGCGCGAGCTACGGATGAAGCTTCCATTCTGAGTGTTCACGTGGTGCATCCGACGCTGGGGTCTGCATCGCAGGAGCTCGTGCTTCCCGGAAATGTTCAGGCATTTACTGAAGCCCCAATCTATTCCCGTACGAATGGTTACCTGAAAAAGTGGTACTTCGATATCGGGGCGCGTGTTCGTAAAGGACAACTGCTGGCGGAGATTGAGACTCCGGAGATTGATCAACAGCTTCAGCAGTCGCGAGCGGAACTTGAGCGTATACAGGCGAACATGGAGCTTGCAGGGGTAACGAGCAATCGCTGGCAGAGTCTTCTGGCAAAACATGCCGTCTCGCAACAGGAAGCTGATCAGGCGCGCAGCAACTATATTGCGGCGCAGGCTGCGGTGGATGCCAGCAAAGCGAACGTACGACGTCTGGAGCAACTGCAAAGCTACGAGCGAATTATCGCTCCTTTTGACGGAATCATTACGGCACGCAATACCGATATCGGCGATTTGATTCAGGAAGGTTCTGGTACGAGCAATCCGCGCGAGCTTTTTCATCTTGCTGCAATCCAAAAGCTCAGAGTCTATGTCGCTGTCCCAGAGGTTTATGCGAATTCGATTCACGATGGCGATAGCGCCACGATCACGCAGGACTCCAATCCGACGCTGAAGATTCCGGGCAGGATTGTGCGCAATGCAAATGCGATCGATCACGCGACGAGAACACTGAATGTTGAAGTGGATGTCGACAACTCGCAGGGTATTCTGCGTCCTGGCGCTTATGTCTTCGTTCACTTTGGCCTTTCGACAACTGGCCATACAGTTACGATCCCATCGAATACGCTGCTCTTCCGATCGGAGGGGCTGCGGGTCGGCGTCGTACGCGATGATCGAGTCCAACTGGTTCCGATAACAATTGGGCAGGACTACGGTAATTCTGTGCAGGTTATCTCTGGCCTGACTCCGGAGGATCAGATCATTCTTGATCCGTCTGACTCGCTGGCGAGCGGGATGGAGGTCCGCGCAGAAGGCGCAACGCCGAAGGGGAAGTCATGA
- a CDS encoding oligosaccharide flippase family protein, whose translation MTEDTPVVLRALEKKALRASFWSIVEYGSGMALRIVSSLVLTRLLAPTYFGEITLVMTLIVGINLLSDFGLAPSIIQSPHGDEPDFLNTAWTIQVIRGVAIWVVAVLIAWPMSVFYHDPKFKLLLPVLALSTLIGSFNSTNLLSLSRHMGVRRLFLIDGSSYVVTLIVTIIWAYLRPSVWAIVAGQIASTIFRLVLSYIPALAPGIRNHFCWDKKALSSIIHFGKWILIGTAFFFFASQADRLILGKLVSLAVLGVYGLAYQLSDVPRSIMLALSSRVAYPFVSKIVHMEKDEFQQKFFFYRFYILLLGAFLLTMMAVWGNLIILHLYDKRYHDAGWMIPILAIGLWHTLMYQTTSPVLFSLGKPNYNAYGNAAYCVAMLVGLPLAFHFWGMVGAVIAIAAGDFPLYLVIQTGATREGVKPFKQDAQLTAIFIAFLLTCFTLRRLFA comes from the coding sequence GTGACTGAAGATACGCCCGTCGTACTTCGTGCTCTTGAAAAAAAGGCTTTGCGGGCGTCGTTCTGGTCCATTGTGGAATATGGCTCGGGAATGGCGCTGCGAATCGTCAGCAGCCTTGTTCTGACACGATTGCTTGCGCCGACGTATTTTGGCGAAATCACGCTCGTCATGACACTGATCGTGGGGATTAACCTGCTTTCGGATTTCGGGCTTGCACCGAGCATTATTCAGTCGCCTCATGGGGATGAGCCGGACTTTCTGAACACGGCCTGGACGATTCAGGTGATTCGTGGTGTTGCTATCTGGGTGGTCGCTGTACTGATCGCCTGGCCGATGTCGGTCTTTTATCACGACCCGAAGTTTAAGTTGTTGCTTCCGGTTTTGGCTTTAAGCACATTGATTGGAAGCTTCAACAGTACCAACCTGCTGTCGCTTTCTCGCCACATGGGTGTGCGGCGGTTATTTCTGATCGATGGCAGCTCTTACGTCGTGACGCTGATCGTGACGATTATCTGGGCGTACCTTCGTCCTTCTGTCTGGGCCATTGTGGCAGGGCAGATCGCATCGACAATATTCCGCCTGGTACTGAGCTATATTCCGGCATTGGCCCCGGGGATTCGCAATCACTTTTGCTGGGACAAGAAGGCGCTAAGCAGCATTATTCATTTCGGCAAATGGATTCTGATTGGGACGGCATTCTTCTTTTTTGCTTCGCAGGCGGACCGGCTCATTCTGGGTAAGCTGGTGAGTCTGGCGGTCCTTGGAGTTTATGGACTGGCGTATCAGTTATCGGATGTACCCCGGTCGATCATGCTTGCCCTGAGCTCGCGCGTGGCGTATCCGTTTGTGTCGAAGATCGTCCATATGGAGAAAGACGAATTTCAGCAGAAATTTTTCTTCTATCGCTTTTACATTCTGCTGCTGGGCGCATTTCTGCTGACAATGATGGCTGTGTGGGGCAACCTGATCATCCTGCACCTCTATGACAAGCGTTATCACGATGCGGGCTGGATGATTCCAATTCTTGCCATCGGCTTGTGGCATACGCTGATGTATCAGACGACATCGCCAGTGCTGTTTTCGTTGGGGAAGCCGAACTACAACGCATATGGTAATGCGGCCTACTGTGTTGCGATGCTTGTCGGGCTGCCTCTGGCCTTCCATTTCTGGGGCATGGTTGGCGCGGTGATTGCGATTGCTGCTGGAGATTTTCCTCTCTACCTGGTGATTCAAACAGGCGCGACGCGCGAAGGGGTGAAGCCTTTCAAGCAGGATGCCCAGCTCACGGCAATTTTTATCGCGTTTCTGCTAACCTGCTTTACTCTGAGACGCTTGTTTGCCTAG
- a CDS encoding O-antigen ligase family protein, with translation MPIITLIPGLICIIVMMRQKTQGAFLNVFLPALLLIPVDFYLRIPGLPPLNIVEATLVPLGIGMIFTDLPRWRFSRVDLWVLFFVFTTGYTEYRAGSTSASMLTYFVSITTGLFPYMAGRLLIEQTGLRTKTVKRIVELVFFAAIFSMYEYVRKSNPYQWFWGHFYPGQWAGWITQIRWGFGRVAGPYSQSELAGMVFFSALILAIWLQYRRYPGQAPIRPRPLKNPRLVVFVLALILGMTQARGPWLGAIVALAVASIGCARIPKRRAFILLVLGIVVGIPAYFAAKEYSSGKRVDYGSEKETAQYRAQLLDNYLPIAEAGGAWGWGALGFPRVNGQISIDNEYLFSYLAHGYLGVIALILAISDSILKLTWMGFKTRSPRERHFVFSLLGVIAGIAFTITTVFLGSQTYELLFLFLGWAQSVRPLSRVAVLQQKLEAPVTLEETLGMRIYT, from the coding sequence ATGCCCATTATTACCCTTATTCCAGGCCTTATTTGCATCATCGTCATGATGCGCCAGAAAACACAGGGTGCATTCCTGAATGTTTTTCTTCCTGCGCTGTTGCTGATTCCGGTTGACTTCTACCTCAGAATTCCCGGTCTCCCTCCGCTCAATATCGTTGAGGCTACCCTGGTTCCATTAGGCATCGGCATGATCTTTACAGATCTGCCTCGATGGCGCTTCTCTCGTGTCGATCTATGGGTTCTGTTCTTTGTCTTTACCACCGGATATACGGAGTACCGGGCGGGCTCAACCAGCGCCTCCATGCTCACCTACTTCGTCAGCATCACAACCGGTCTGTTTCCCTATATGGCTGGCAGGCTGCTCATTGAGCAGACAGGTCTGCGCACAAAGACCGTCAAACGTATCGTCGAACTCGTCTTTTTCGCTGCCATCTTCTCGATGTATGAGTACGTCAGAAAATCCAACCCTTATCAGTGGTTCTGGGGGCACTTCTATCCTGGCCAGTGGGCAGGATGGATTACGCAGATACGCTGGGGCTTTGGCCGAGTCGCCGGTCCTTATTCGCAGTCAGAACTAGCCGGTATGGTCTTTTTCTCTGCTTTAATTCTTGCTATCTGGCTTCAATACAGAAGATATCCGGGCCAGGCGCCAATCCGCCCCCGACCCCTCAAAAACCCGCGGCTTGTCGTCTTTGTCCTGGCGCTCATCCTCGGAATGACCCAGGCTCGTGGCCCCTGGCTTGGAGCCATCGTAGCCCTTGCCGTCGCTTCCATTGGATGCGCACGGATACCAAAACGCCGGGCTTTTATCCTGCTTGTCCTGGGCATCGTTGTCGGAATACCAGCTTACTTTGCCGCCAAAGAGTACAGTTCCGGAAAACGAGTTGACTATGGCAGCGAAAAAGAAACAGCTCAATACCGGGCGCAGCTCTTAGACAATTACCTCCCCATCGCCGAAGCAGGCGGCGCCTGGGGTTGGGGAGCACTTGGCTTTCCCCGTGTCAACGGTCAGATTTCAATCGATAACGAATATCTTTTTAGCTATCTGGCACACGGCTATCTCGGCGTTATTGCACTCATTCTCGCCATCTCCGACAGCATTCTTAAGCTGACTTGGATGGGATTCAAAACCAGATCACCACGCGAACGACACTTCGTCTTCTCGCTTTTGGGCGTCATCGCAGGAATAGCGTTCACGATTACAACTGTCTTCCTCGGATCGCAAACCTATGAGCTTCTCTTCCTCTTTTTAGGATGGGCGCAATCCGTTCGTCCGCTCTCCAGAGTTGCAGTTCTTCAACAGAAATTAGAAGCGCCCGTAACTCTCGAAGAAACCCTGGGCATGCGCATCTACACGTAG